One Halovivax ruber XH-70 genomic region harbors:
- the hisD gene encoding histidinol dehydrogenase: MTIDVRELADLGPTDRAALFERDAGIDAVRADVKSIVDRVREEGDVAVRSFTEEFDDITVGNIECTDQCERAWESLPADVTDAIQEAIENVESFHRAQVPADWREAFDDGRELGRRFRPIDRVGVYVPGGAAAYPSSAIMGIVPAVVAGVDHIAVTTPPADEPNPVTLGAIYAAGADAVYSVGGAQGIAALAYGTESVDRVQKVVGPGNRWVTAAKAAVRGDVEIDLLAGPSEVLVLADETADPELIASELLAQAEHDPNASVVAVTDDEETAAAVTDAIDSQLPERSRSDIIEEALSNDASGVLLARSMSEAILFAESYAPEHLAILAADDEAILDRIDSAGSVFLGPYTPVAAGDYASGTNHVLPTSGGARVTGGLSVDTFLRATTVQRLSRDGLDDLSKTITTLAEAEGLEAHAESVRRRTD, from the coding sequence ATGACCATCGACGTGCGGGAACTCGCCGATCTCGGGCCGACGGACCGGGCGGCACTGTTCGAACGGGACGCTGGAATCGACGCCGTCCGCGCTGACGTCAAGTCGATCGTCGATCGGGTCCGGGAGGAAGGCGACGTCGCCGTCCGCTCGTTCACCGAGGAGTTCGACGACATCACCGTCGGGAACATCGAGTGTACCGACCAGTGTGAACGCGCCTGGGAGTCGCTTCCAGCCGACGTCACAGACGCGATCCAGGAAGCGATCGAGAACGTCGAATCGTTTCACCGCGCGCAGGTACCGGCGGACTGGCGCGAGGCGTTCGACGACGGGCGCGAACTCGGCCGGCGGTTTCGACCGATCGATCGCGTCGGGGTCTACGTCCCCGGCGGCGCGGCCGCGTACCCCTCGAGCGCGATCATGGGCATCGTTCCGGCGGTCGTCGCCGGCGTCGATCACATCGCCGTCACGACGCCGCCCGCAGATGAACCGAACCCCGTCACGCTCGGGGCCATTTACGCGGCCGGTGCGGACGCGGTGTACAGCGTCGGTGGCGCACAGGGAATCGCCGCTCTCGCGTACGGAACGGAGTCCGTCGATCGGGTGCAGAAGGTCGTCGGGCCGGGCAATCGCTGGGTGACGGCGGCGAAAGCAGCCGTGCGCGGTGACGTGGAAATCGACCTTCTGGCGGGACCGAGCGAGGTGCTGGTGCTGGCCGATGAGACCGCTGACCCGGAACTGATCGCGAGTGAACTACTCGCCCAGGCCGAACACGACCCGAACGCGTCAGTCGTCGCGGTGACAGACGACGAAGAGACTGCAGCGGCCGTCACCGATGCCATCGACTCACAGCTCCCCGAGCGAAGCCGGTCCGACATCATCGAGGAAGCCCTCTCCAACGACGCCAGCGGGGTCCTGCTCGCCCGCTCGATGAGCGAGGCCATCCTCTTCGCCGAATCCTACGCCCCCGAGCACCTGGCCATCCTCGCGGCCGACGACGAGGCGATCCTCGACCGCATCGATAGCGCCGGGAGCGTCTTCCTCGGTCCGTACACGCCCGTGGCCGCGGGTGACTACGCCAGCGGCACGAACCACGTTCTGCCGACCAGCGGCGGGGCACGGGTGACCGGTGGCCTCTCGGTCGACACCTTTCTCAGGGCGACCACCGTCCAGCGACTGTCTCGAGACGGCCTGGACGACCTCTCGAAGACGATCACCACGCTCGCGGAGGCCGAGGGGCTCGAGGCACACGCCGAAAGTGTCCGTCGTCGAACCGACTGA
- a CDS encoding HesB/IscA family protein — MSTEPATSGEATTRIEVTEEAASQALALLEDEGLDTDIAGLRLFVQQGGCAGLSYGMRFDDEPDEDDTVYEHHALRVFVDPASMKYIEGSVLDYEDGLQAEGFHVDNPNVVSECGCGESFRT; from the coding sequence ATGAGTACCGAACCGGCCACGAGCGGGGAAGCCACGACCCGGATCGAGGTCACCGAGGAAGCGGCGTCGCAGGCGCTCGCACTGCTGGAAGACGAGGGCCTGGATACCGACATCGCGGGGCTTCGACTGTTCGTCCAGCAGGGTGGCTGTGCGGGGCTGTCCTACGGGATGCGGTTCGACGACGAACCGGACGAGGACGACACTGTCTACGAGCACCACGCCCTTCGCGTGTTCGTCGATCCGGCGAGCATGAAGTACATCGAAGGGAGCGTCCTCGACTACGAGGACGGATTACAGGCAGAAGGGTTCCACGTGGACAACCCGAACGTGGTCAGCGAGTGCGGTTGCGGCGAATCCTTCCGAACGTAG
- a CDS encoding dodecin: protein MVFKKITLIGTSDESFEAATDDAIDRAESTLQNVQWVEVDELGVEVASVDDRQYQAEVTVAFELEG, encoded by the coding sequence ATGGTTTTCAAGAAGATTACCCTGATCGGAACGAGCGACGAGAGCTTCGAGGCGGCGACCGACGACGCGATCGATCGCGCCGAATCGACGTTGCAGAACGTCCAGTGGGTCGAAGTCGACGAGCTCGGTGTCGAAGTCGCGTCAGTCGACGACCGGCAGTACCAGGCCGAAGTCACCGTCGCGTTCGAACTCGAAGGGTGA
- a CDS encoding metal-dependent hydrolase — protein sequence MFVGHALFAFAVAALFADWRGWSVRSALAFGIVAGAFAAVPDVDVAYAFVGLAHWVTAEGSVSAPTAFWDASRATHRSITHSLLVATIAAPAFGFLAAAISGTSRRVALGAAVVLGGGLVVLAVAAGPLTAMVLTVFLVAGGLVTVVATRETTLTPAWIGIAALWGLWSHPWGDLLTGDPPAFLFPLDRTLFDARVIVSSDPTLHLLSAFAVELGAIVFAILTVFFLTDRDPFEAIDVRGSVGALYGVSVLFLTPPTLDVSYHFVFSILGVGVLVGTIRTIPFSLGLGGSRSGPFGWWPRGLDGESGSSRLGFIRRRLSPPMSTNLESPTFDDVLAGVLTAVAGISAALVTYTLGYLLVG from the coding sequence GTGTTCGTTGGACACGCCCTCTTCGCGTTCGCCGTCGCCGCCCTGTTCGCCGACTGGCGTGGCTGGAGCGTCCGGTCGGCGCTCGCGTTCGGCATCGTCGCCGGCGCGTTCGCCGCCGTTCCCGACGTCGACGTGGCGTACGCGTTCGTCGGACTGGCCCATTGGGTCACCGCCGAGGGATCAGTTTCGGCACCGACCGCGTTCTGGGACGCCAGTCGGGCGACACACCGCTCGATTACCCACTCGCTTCTCGTCGCGACGATCGCGGCGCCAGCGTTCGGATTCCTCGCCGCCGCCATCAGCGGAACGTCCCGACGAGTCGCCCTCGGAGCGGCAGTCGTCCTCGGTGGCGGCCTCGTTGTCCTCGCAGTCGCTGCAGGCCCGCTCACCGCGATGGTTCTGACAGTCTTCCTCGTCGCGGGTGGGCTCGTCACCGTCGTCGCAACGCGTGAAACGACTCTCACCCCTGCCTGGATCGGAATCGCCGCGCTCTGGGGGCTGTGGTCGCATCCGTGGGGCGACCTGTTGACCGGTGATCCGCCCGCGTTCCTGTTCCCGCTCGATCGAACGCTCTTCGACGCACGCGTGATCGTCTCTTCGGACCCCACGCTCCACCTCCTGTCCGCGTTCGCAGTCGAACTCGGTGCCATCGTGTTCGCCATACTCACCGTCTTCTTCCTGACGGACCGTGATCCATTCGAAGCCATCGACGTACGAGGGAGCGTCGGCGCACTCTACGGCGTCTCGGTCCTCTTCCTCACCCCGCCCACGCTCGACGTCTCCTATCACTTCGTCTTCTCCATCCTCGGCGTCGGGGTTCTCGTCGGCACGATACGGACGATCCCGTTCTCGCTCGGCCTCGGTGGATCGCGTTCGGGACCGTTCGGGTGGTGGCCGCGGGGACTGGACGGCGAAAGCGGCTCGTCACGACTCGGCTTCATTCGCCGTCGCCTGTCCCCACCCATGTCGACAAACCTCGAATCGCCGACGTTCGACGACGTGCTCGCTGGGGTCCTCACCGCAGTTGCCGGAATTTCCGCCGCCCTGGTCACCTACACGCTCGGGTACCTGTTGGTCGGCTAA
- a CDS encoding pyridoxal-phosphate-dependent aminotransferase family protein, with translation MDHHSAGEVTAPAVSELDPPNRTLMGPGPSDVHPRVRRAMSTPLVGHLDPSFVELMDEVQELLRYTFRTENEWTIPVSGTGSAAMEAAIGNLVEPGETMLVPTNGYFGGRMAEMARRAGGDVVEVDAPWGEPLDPADVESALAAHDPDVFGFVHAETSTGVLQPDVPALTDAAHDHDALVVADTVTSLGGVELRVDEWDIDVAYAGPQKCLSCPPGASPLTLSDEAMEKVLSREEAPRSWYLDLSLLEGYWGDERAYHHTAPITNVYALREALRLVAEEGIESRWRRHERLAGALKAGVVGMGLEMNAPDDYWLPSLNAVRVPDGVDDGEICQTVLDDYDLEIAGGLGDLAGDIFRIGCMGHAASPANVVLTITALGDALATAGADVDPDAGIGAVREALR, from the coding sequence ATGGATCACCACTCCGCTGGCGAGGTCACTGCGCCTGCCGTTTCCGAACTCGATCCGCCGAATCGAACGCTGATGGGCCCGGGTCCGAGCGACGTGCATCCGCGCGTCCGACGGGCCATGAGTACGCCACTCGTCGGCCACCTCGATCCGTCGTTCGTCGAGCTCATGGACGAGGTACAGGAACTCCTGCGGTACACTTTCCGCACGGAGAACGAGTGGACGATCCCCGTCTCAGGGACCGGTTCGGCCGCTATGGAGGCCGCTATCGGGAATCTGGTCGAACCCGGCGAGACGATGCTAGTGCCCACGAACGGCTACTTCGGCGGTCGGATGGCCGAGATGGCCAGACGGGCGGGCGGCGACGTCGTCGAGGTCGACGCGCCGTGGGGTGAACCGCTCGATCCGGCCGACGTCGAGTCGGCGCTGGCGGCACACGACCCCGACGTCTTCGGGTTCGTTCACGCGGAGACGAGCACTGGCGTGTTACAACCGGACGTGCCCGCACTCACCGACGCCGCGCACGACCACGACGCCCTCGTCGTCGCAGATACGGTCACCTCACTCGGGGGCGTCGAACTTCGGGTCGACGAGTGGGACATCGACGTCGCGTACGCCGGTCCGCAGAAGTGCCTCTCCTGCCCGCCGGGAGCGAGTCCGCTGACACTCTCCGACGAGGCGATGGAGAAGGTCCTCTCGCGTGAGGAGGCACCGCGATCGTGGTACCTCGATCTGTCGCTGCTCGAGGGGTACTGGGGCGACGAACGCGCCTACCACCACACGGCGCCGATCACCAACGTGTACGCGCTCCGCGAGGCACTTCGACTCGTCGCCGAAGAGGGGATCGAATCGCGCTGGCGGCGACACGAACGCCTGGCCGGGGCGCTGAAGGCTGGCGTCGTGGGGATGGGCCTCGAGATGAACGCCCCCGACGACTACTGGTTGCCGAGCCTGAACGCCGTTCGCGTCCCCGACGGCGTCGACGACGGGGAGATTTGCCAGACGGTTCTCGACGACTACGACCTCGAGATCGCCGGCGGTCTCGGCGACCTGGCCGGCGACATCTTCCGCATCGGCTGCATGGGTCACGCGGCGAGTCCAGCAAACGTCGTCCTCACGATCACGGCGCTCGGCGATGCTCTGGCCACCGCCGGCGCCGACGTCGATCCGGACGCTGGCATCGGGGCCGTGCGTGAGGCACTGCGATAG
- a CDS encoding DUF7116 family protein has product MGSGTTPLAEQARSIFTDLGYVVDGDGPEFRAERAWKVVHVSTTQTVDDGDTAEYRCFVAEPADVDALERRLERRQPAYEWAIIVADGDEYQVERAPPVLT; this is encoded by the coding sequence ATGGGTTCTGGTACCACGCCACTCGCAGAACAGGCCAGATCGATTTTCACCGACCTCGGGTACGTCGTCGACGGGGACGGACCCGAGTTTCGTGCAGAACGTGCGTGGAAGGTCGTCCACGTGAGTACGACACAGACGGTAGATGACGGCGATACAGCGGAGTATCGCTGTTTCGTCGCCGAACCAGCGGATGTCGACGCCCTCGAACGGCGCCTCGAACGTCGGCAGCCGGCCTACGAGTGGGCGATCATCGTGGCCGACGGCGACGAGTATCAGGTCGAACGGGCACCACCCGTCCTGACCTGA
- a CDS encoding DUF5816 domain-containing protein: protein MEPIDTELAGTLYLSRSEGDRGSKGPFFVVYETRSGDDRFGWFCSACDSVDTAMDSMGRIQCNQCGNQRKPTEWDAAHE from the coding sequence ATGGAACCGATCGATACGGAGCTCGCCGGTACCCTGTATCTCTCGCGATCGGAGGGTGACCGCGGCTCGAAGGGGCCGTTCTTCGTCGTCTACGAAACCCGATCCGGCGACGATAGATTCGGCTGGTTCTGTAGTGCGTGTGACTCAGTGGACACGGCCATGGACTCGATGGGACGGATCCAGTGCAATCAGTGTGGTAATCAGCGCAAACCGACGGAGTGGGACGCCGCTCACGAGTGA